In a genomic window of Ipomoea triloba cultivar NCNSP0323 chromosome 3, ASM357664v1:
- the LOC116014121 gene encoding LOW QUALITY PROTEIN: F-box/kelch-repeat protein SKIP6-like (The sequence of the model RefSeq protein was modified relative to this genomic sequence to represent the inferred CDS: inserted 1 base in 1 codon), with product MGERSRMDLPSSQLIPGLPNDVAIQCLARVPRIYHPILSLVCKSWRFTTRSPALFATRSHLRTTQTFLYLNLRINSASHWFTFLPRPNSSSNTTNPVLLPPIPSRPIGAAYAVLGHKIYVLGGSINDIPSNHVWVFDCWFNCWEVGPRMKISREFAAAGVVGGRIYVMGGCVVDNWVRSMNWAEVFDPVSGSWSALPSQIEVRDKWMHASTVMDGRVYAMADRGGVVYDVGXGHWGTVPKRLDLGWRGRAAVVGGVLYCYDYLGKIRGYDVKQDVWKELKGVENRLPRFLCGATMVNFDERLCVVWEGKGSSKEVQIMCAEIEVRKDENGDLSGTLIWSDAIHVVPNGASIVHCMAVDI from the exons ATGGGTGAGCGGAGCAGGATGGATTTACCGTCGTCGCAGCTGATCCCCGGCCTCCCAAACGACGTCGCTATACAGTGCCTGGCTCGGGTCCCTCGTATATACCACCCCATCCTCTCTCTAGTCTGCAAGTCATGGAGGTTCACTACGCGTTCACCTGCGCTCTTCGCCACTCGATCCCATCTCCGCACCACCCAGACCTTCCTCTACCTCAACCTCCGCATCAACTCCGCTTCCCACTGGTTCACTTTCCTCCCCCGCCCCAATTCCTCCTCCAATACCACAAACCCTGTTCTTCTCCCGCCCATCCCTTCAAGGCCCATCGGCGCCGCTTATGCGGTTTTGGGTCATAAAATCTACGTACTCGGTGGATCTATCAACGATATTCCTTCCAACCACGTCTGGGTTTTCGATTGCTGGTTTAATTGTTGGGAAGTGGGGCCAAGAATGAAGATTAGCAGGGAGTTCGCCGCTGCCGGAGTGGTGGGTGGGAGGATTTACGTCATGGGTGGCTGCGTTGTTGATAACTGGGTTCGATCCATGAACTGGGCTGAGGTTTTTGACCCGGTTTCCGGGTCGTGGTCAGCTTTGCCTAGCCAGATTGAGGTCCGGGACAAATGGATGCATGCCAGCACAGTAATGGATGGTAGAGTGTATGCAATGGCGGATAGGGGCGGGGTGGTGTACGATGTGG CTGGGCACTGGGGGACTGTCCCAAAGCGGTTAGATTTGGGGTGGAGGGGGCGGGCCGCGGTGGTGGGTGGGGTGCTGTATTGTTATGATTATTTGGGCAAAATTAGGGGATATGATGTGAAACAAGATGTGTGGAAGGAGCTCAAGGGAGTGGAGAATAGGTTGCCAAGGTTCTTGTGTGGTGCAACGATGGTGAACTTTGATGAGAGATTGTGTGTGGTGTGGGAAGGCAAGGGTAGCAGTAAGGAGGTTCAGATAATGTGTGCAGAGATTGAGGTTAGGAAGGATGAAAATGGGGATTTAAGTGGGACCCTTATATGGTCCGACGCAATTCATGTTGTTCCAAATGGTGCCTCCATCGTGCATTGTATGGCTGTTGACATTTGA